The sequence below is a genomic window from Ipomoea triloba cultivar NCNSP0323 chromosome 10, ASM357664v1.
CTCATCCATGGCTTATGGATGCCAAGGGCCTTGTAGTCCattggcatcaaacccttccctttatacgggaggtggtgggttcgagcctcagatACTGACAAAGGGGGGAGGGGGTGATTTCCGTTCGACTTCAATCGGACTGTTCTAAGCTATGACCGTATGGTTTCATACTTTTTGTTCCTCACTCATCAAATGTTTTAGCTCATTCGATGTTTAGCTACCACTGTCTATTCTCAGGCTAGCAAGTTACATTGTATTAGGACTTGTCCCCCTGACTCACATTGTATTAGGACTTGTCCCCCTGACTTTGCCTTGATTCTTTTACAGTAATTctagctttaatttgttttttgccttaaaaaaaaaaagatgtttaTCATGTTCAagattaataaaagaaatatataaatctaGCCTATTCTATGTAGACAaataggaaaacaaaaaaaagaataatttataAAAGCTAAACTTGGAGTATTATATCATAAATGCATACAACTTCAATTCACATATATGTAGATGAATCACAATTGCAGACATAACTATCAACTGTGCATCCATTAATGTCTTCCTAAGTTTTCCTTAATTATTCCTCTCCATCTTTCTATGGTCAGTGCACCACAAGGAAATATCAGctataaattacaattataaCAGTTCCATCTAAAACATTGTTTCTCATTCcattaatttgaatttctaatCACTTATTGATTTTCCACATCAAAATACTCCAATGATAATTACCTACCTTAATTGTCATTGTTCATGCCTAGCTAATATAATGTTTCATGCGTATACCAAACATAATAATCTACATTGCAATATGTTTTTTTACCCTTACCATTGTAATCTTGAAGACCTTAATGCATCTATCCATTAATTGGTTGCTAGCCTTACGCTTCTCCGCACTTGGCTCTTCCCCTTTGTATATGAGGCCGGGGAACCCTATTTTCTAAAGATCATCGCCTGTAAGTATTTtcccatatatattatataataatatattatattatattattaagtaGTTGCGGTGCAAGTAGATGATTAAGTCAATTACTGATTTAGTGATTAGTCAGTTAGGTAATTAATTTAGATATTCAGTTTAGTTTTAGCTGAATATCTGTCTATATTGGTGGCATGTAAGTTTCTAAGTTCCTGTATTCAGAATACACACCATCTAAGTATTCAAGAGAGAAGTGGTAGACAAAAAACTAACCTTAGCAATTCCAACAACGAAGATATCCAGTTGATCCTAAAACTTTGACTGTTAGGAGGTCAGGTTTCTTGTGATTCtaagtttaattttctttagtttatattagttaataataatatctagCATCGCTGCCATCAACCCTCACCATCTCTCCTTCTCCGATCGAGCTCCCTTAAAAGCCATGGCCGACGCTATTCCGGCGAAGAAAGGAAAATCCAGAAAGGCATTGAAGAATCGGAAGGCTTCATCGAGTGAGGCCAATATAATGGCCGCCTCAGTCTCCGACGCACCCGTTGCTACAATTCCAGCGGGAGAGTCCGCTGAAAAAGAGAACCATGAGTACCTCTGCCAGAAGAATTCGAATAAAGGGGCCTCAAAGGAGAAAAAGCAAACAGAAGAGTCGTCATTTGAGAAGGAAATCCTAGAAATGCAGGAGAAGCTTCAGCAGTTGAAGATTGAAAAGGAGCAGTCTGAGGAGTTGTTGAAGGCCAAGGAAGAAATGTTGATACAGAAGGAGAAAGAACAAGAGAAGCTAGAAACGGAACTCAAGAAACTGCAGAAAATCAAGGAGTTTAAACCCAATCTCGTACGTTTCTAGATTCCATTGTAATCTAATTCGTCTATGTATGCTTCATTAGCGGTTTTTCTAATTGACTGAATGCTTGTACCGAACTTCCCAACTATAAAGGGAGACAAAgatgaagagaagaagaaaggggaGAAGGTGAAAAAGGCAGCTACACAGTACGTTGGAAATGAGAAATgtgaggaagaggagaatcagaAGAGCGCTGAAACGCATGCAATAATCTCCGGTGAAGAGGCAAAACAGGTGCGACGCTCTACGCGAATAAGGAAACCCGTGCATTGGGTGATCAGTGGAAATTACGTCTATAAATAAATGGGAATTTGCTCAGAATAATTCTCTTTGTACAGGATTTCTTTCGCAgtttaattcttaaaatttctTCCCAACTAATCCAACTTTCagtgtttaatttccttttctttagtTCAAGTTTAACTCTTCTTATGATTAATAAAAGTTAATTTATCTGTCATTTATTGACTAAGGTCAGCCCAGCAGACTTTGAACTAGAATAGCttgatttattatattaatgtcATGCCATCAAATTTCAAACGTTGTTCGGGATCATAtctaaattatttgtttaaaaacatAGCATATAAACCATTCCATTACAACATAAAAttgttaacattattattaggGTCGCACTtggaccgtctcacgaatctttattcttgagacgggtcggataaaaatttagtattgcatttactagtataaatattaaatttcataatttcatctTAAACCGACCCATCTCACAAATAAAGATCTGTGagacccttattattattagtattattctATCACAAGGGTATTTGTGTACTTGTActgcatataaatataatgcTTGTAATCTTAGATGtttgatcatcatcatcacaattaataaaagcatAGTTTTGCTTCTGTGGACTTAAGCACATTGTCGAACCATGTAaatcttacatttttttttttttgtcattgttATTGCTTAGCTTGTTATGGCACTTTAGGGTTAAGGATTTATATGCTAAGAGTCAAGGTCGTGGAAAGATGCAATGGAAGGATAACTCTGGGAAGAGACTCCATGTCTAAGTCTAGAAATAGTAAGAAAATTCGGTACTACAAGTGTAAGGAGTTTGGGTACATAAAAAGAGACTTTCCAAAGTTGGAGAAGCAGCAGGCTATTAACGTGGTACAGGCTGATGACTCTCCTGCTATACAATTCggtttgttgtttttttatacAGTAATTTATAAGCTCATTCTGGATTATTAACTTGAAAAGCTGATGGCGATCTTGCTCTTGATTAAGTTCTAAGTATTACAGTTTTGTCGAGCTTTGCTTCTAGTctagtataacaattgcaattttcaacttcttttattttttttcttgtgaaaATTGGTGGCATTTCATCTTATAGTGTTGCTATAGCTCTTCGATCATAGTTGAACTGTGTGCATAGTTAATCTTGGCATAATCAAAGTTTGTCAACTTAGACTAATTTGTGTTGTGGATAgtcttgttttttttgttttttttttgaaagaaacaaaCTCAATTAATCAATTGAGAAATACAATGAGGAGGGACACCAAACCAACTATGAAGATCAGTGTACGAACGTGCAGCCCGGGCTAAAGTGTGAGCACACACATTCACTGATCTATTGATATAGCTAATGCCAAAagcctgaaaaaaaaaagaagagatcgAAAGACTATCTCTAATCACAGTACTAACATATGATAAATCTTGAGAAGAATCATTGAAGCTAAGACAAACTTGCTGGCAGTCGGTTAGGATGCATATTTTCTGCCACTGTTTACTCTTTAGCCAAGAAAGAGCCTCCTTGATGGCAAGAGCTTCGGCTAAACGGGCTTCATTGACCGGTCTCAAAGGGCCGGAGATAGCAGCGAGGAACAAACCAGAATGAGTGCGAATTACATCGCCGAAAGAGGCAGAATTTTCTATGACCGATGCATCAACTTCACAATAGACCCAACTTGCATCAATGCCCTGAGTTCTTTGAACAGTCTGGAGGGGAATGGAAGAAGTATTTGCGTTCTGAAGATCACACCAGCACTGCCAATCCTTGATGCAATTAGTCATAGAAATTCTTATTACATTTACATTCCACTGTTTGTTGTTCCAAACATATTCATTCCTGTTCTTCCAAACAGTCCATAAAATAGCAATAATACTCCTGCTTTTATTTTCATCATCTAAATCAACAACTTGTGAAAGCCAACTTTCAAAACTAGCCTCAAGAATATGTAAATGAAGTATAGTATTGCCCCATACTGGCTTAGAAAACTCACAATCCAGAAATAAATGTGACTTGGACTCCACTTCTTTGTGACAAAGGGGACAATCAGGAGGAATTTCGACTCTTCTTTGCAGGAGGACTGTTTTAACAGGTAGAATGTTACGAGCGCACCGCCAAATGAAATTCTTAATTTTTGGGGGAATTTTGAGCCTCCATAACTGGTTCCATGACTTGAAATTGCAGCTGTCAGGTTGCATAGCTTCTCCATACAGCTCTCTATACCCATTGCGCACGGAGTATAATCCCTTTAAATCCTTCCTCCAAAACCATTGATCGGAGTGATTCGTAGACACAGGTATTTGGCTTATAAGTCTCACATCCCGAGAATTGAAGTACTCATTAATTAGCTGAAAGTTCCAGTCACTTGTGGCAGGATCAATGAGTTCCGCGACTTTGTCAAAAACCTGTGAATCTGCAAAATTCGTGGTAACAAAAGGGTTAGTAGTATCGGGCAGTCAAGGatgattaaaaatattagtGGATTTACCATCCCCGATACGAATACCGCATTTACACTTGTAGTACCGAATTGATAGTCTAGTTTAATATCTCAGACATCTATAATATATTGTGCAATTTTTGATAGACATTTTCTATTCTGCATTatgctttttagtttttacatatatataaggtcCAAACTTagtatatagtatattataatagtaatttGTTTTTTCCTAGGTAGGGATGTTGATTTTGAAATTATAGTTGTGGATGATGAAAGTCCTGATGGGACTTTAATTCTAGAACCCTTCCAATATGCCTTAgaggtatttatacaagatttACATGTCTtgggaaaagaaagaaaagagttaACAAGTTTGATCTTAACAAAGTTTCCTAAATCAATGGATTTTTTTCTTAATGTCGAAAAGGGAAATCTCTGGAAAATCTCCTCTTACTGCCTCTGGTTTGGCACCCAATCTCCGCACCACCCCGACCGCCCACCAAGGGGTGAGTGATAGTGGGCATAAACCTAGCACCCTGACGAAGAACCTGGTTACTTAGTTCGCTCGACACCCTTCTACTCCCTATGTCGGTTGGCCATGCATGGCCGATTGCTACCCTTCTACTCCCTATGTCGGTTGGCCATGCATGGCCGATGGCTACCTATGCTTATACACATGCTTGAGTctaagggcatgtttggttggctgGAACTTTTTTTCAATGGAAAGCATTTTCCTAGAAACCATGGGAAGTGGAGTTTTCTTGGGTTTGGTTTATTGGAAATTTGGAAGTTATTTTCCAAAGGAAGTGTAattcctcattttcatggaaaacaaaatcttagGTGAGGGGTGGGATTTCTTTTTCCATTGCAGTTGGGAAGAAAAAACCAAATGGTAAAACAAACTTACCCTGTACTTCTctcttaatacatacatataaataataataagggcatataggtctttttgcatattattccttaccattctaaatcCAATCAAACAGTGGAATCAATATTCCAgtaacttcttttccaccaaccaaacaatagaatttatCTTCATGGTAATtacttttccatggaatttcacttccacttccacttcccttcaaatattttccgcgaaccaaatgGGCCCTAAGTCCCACCAGTCTTTTGGATCAAGTGGTCAAGCTGCAAATCTAAGTGCTGGGACATGCTCTTAACTGGGAATACTACTCCCAAAAAAACAAGTTGAACagttaatagaatcacaactaaCTGTTCTGATATATACTCTGATCTACTGTCAAATGTGAGTCATCAAGAACAAATGAGATTAGTAATATATGGgttaatatgtataataataatataaaaataaaggagTACCTTTCAGAATAATGATATGTGAGTCATCAAGAACAAATGAGTTTAGTAGTATAGTGTGCTAATatgtctaataataatataaaaataaaggagTACCTTTTAGAATAATGGTTCTAAAAATGTGAGGGATAAAGTTATGATAATGGTTCTAATATGAAACTATTACACTTGACTAAAACATTTGGTTAAGAGATTTTAAGATGCTTGTTCTTGTTCTTGTATTGTTGGAGTTATGGAATAATTCCATCTTGTATGCATTTTACACACTTGTTTGACTCAAATTAAGCATTTCACTTTAGGTTGGCATTAGGTTCTTTTTAATTAGTTATGCTTTCGAAATCAATTATCCATCATTTTCTCTAGGATTAGCTTCTCATGAATAGATTAGTAATTAGTGCTTGATACACCCTGCTTCCTTGTGGATCGATAACCACGAATACTCCGAGTATTTGTTTGTCAAATTATGCTACAATAAGGGCGGGCAGTGGGAACATGTCTTTCGAGAAAGCTTTATTCAAGTCGATGTAGTCCACACACATTCGCCAAGCCGGTGACCACCAACACCATGTTGGCCAGCCAACCGGGGTATTTTATTTCGCGGATATGACCAGTTGCCAATAATGTCAACACCTCCTTCTTAATAAAGATTCTCTGATCATTTAACAAGTAGCGCATTTCATGAGCAACCAATGATGAGTAATGATCTACCCAGGCATATCTTCGCGTCCCCACGTGAAGACTTCCTTATACTCCCTTAGTACTTGGATAACCGACTGCTTAACTGCGTTTGTCAACTCGACCCCAATTCTCACTCGTCTCTTGAGGCGGTCAAGATTAAGGGCAACCACCTTCCGGATCACCCAGAATCATATTAATGACCGGCTTATGCTTCCGGTTTTGATCATCTTATTTATTGGCTTGCCAGCCAATCGTGGTGTCGTAAGCAGAGTGCTAGAGCAACCCTGGTTGGCGCCATTGATTGGGGGGAATTGGCCGACCATGTTGGATAGGCATTCTCAATTTTAGTCTTCATGGCAACGCACTCCTCTGTTATGTGTGTGCTCGTGTAGTGATACCGACAGTAGCGCGTTTGGATATATAACTTGCAAGTTATCCCCTAGTCTAACCAGTAATGGCAAAGGAAACAAGTCGTGAATTTCGTGTACAGGCTGCATGGTTGACTTGTACACAGGCGCACCTAGTCGATCCTATAGTCAATCATATATGTCCAGGTAGCGACGATTGCCTCCAACTAGTTACTGCAAGAATCGTTTGGCCGGAATCTCCTAATCGACGACCCTTCCTGCTGCCTTTTTTTTGCTTGACTACCTCCTCAATGTCGACGAGCTGATTAGCCCACTGGATAGCTTGAGTAGTCTTGGGGTTTTTCTCTCGCAGCTTGCTATATTGCTTGTCTACACGCAAGGATTCTTTAAATAAGGTTAAGGCCATCTTGTCGTCCAACCCCTCGATTGCCTACTCGTCTTTTTGCCAATGCACGATGTAGTTGCACAGACACTCTCCTTCCTTCTGTCATACCCAGGCCAAATCTGAGCACATGCTCTCTCTACTCCCAGCAAAGTGCGTCAAAACGCGGTCAGCCAAGGCTTCGAAACTCGTGACTGACTTCAAAAGCATGGATAAGAATTGTCATTGTGCAGAGTCGGAAAACGTAGGGAAAAAAGCTCGATAAAACATAGGGCATTCAACCCCAACCACCTGCATCTTTGCTTTGAAACATAGGGTACTCAGGCAGTTTAAAATCCGATAGGGCCTTATAGTCTAAGATCTCATACGAGAAATGCGAGGAAGTCAACATTCTTAGCAGTCATTTTTTCCCTTCCCTTCCTTCTAGTTTCTATCGCAAGTCTAAGATCTCAGACGAGAAAGGCAAGCAAGTTAGCATTCTTAGTAGTCAGCAATCATTTTTTCCCTTCCTTCTAGTTTCTATCGCAGGTCTTTGATTTCCTCTACCAAGTCAGCCATGCTAGGCAGTATCGCGCCCGTTTGGCTAGTGATTCCCAGCTACTCTCTAAGTTGATTGCAACAACCTCTTGTTTGCGCCTGTAGGCTTCGTGCCTTCGTACATTCCCCAGCTCCCCTCCTAGTCAATTAGGTGAGCAACGATCGGCTCAACTGCCCAACCGATCCAACACCGACCGGGCGGGAGCTCCAGGTCCTAACTGCGAGTGAACTAACCATGCTGGTCTAGCGCATTCTGAATGGACAGAGTGCTCAATCGAACGACTGCAGCAAACACTACATGGTGGATTCTTCTATCACCATGGATCTCTTGTTAATTAAcgatatatttaattttttggtgtttGATTGAAAATTAGCGACAAAATTTGCGAGAGATAAGTTTTGTCGTTAAATACGTGGCTAATATTAGCGGTAAACTTCCGCGCAAAAATTTGAGACAAGTTTGCGACGGAATTTTTGCGGGCGGATTCCATTATTTTAAATTGCTACAGATTAGCGACGGAAATCAAcatccgtcgctagattttcatgcgtatttatttttatgtacatCATAACGACGGATTTGGTTGTCCGTCGCCTAGCGAGGGATCACCAAATCCGTCGCTATGTCTTGTATGTGAGCTAATTGTTTTTACACTATAGCAACGGTCATTATTGTCCGTTGCTAGATAGCGACGGATAATATTGTCCGTCGCTAGGATGAAAACACGAAATGTTTTGAGTACATAATCTAGCGACAGATTCTCCTATCCGTCGCTATGATGAATACACGAAATGTTTTGAGTACATAACCTAGTGACAAATTTTAGAATCGCTAGgttgaatacacaaaatgttttGAGTACATAACCTAGCGACAGATTGTAGAATCCGTGGAGCGACGGATTCTCCTATCCGTAGCTAGGTTTCTAACTCtcgtttatattttattatttttaatacggGATCggtaatttttttcaaaaaactttGCGACGGATTTTGATCCCTcgctggaaaaaaaaaatcattactcATAACCCTAACCCTAAGCCGACAGACTGCCGATTACGCTGACTGCCATCTACGGTTCTCTCCCGTTACGCTGCCCCCGACGCCGACCGCCGACCGCCGCTGCCAGCTTCGCCGGCCGTCGCTGACTGCTTCGCTGCCCGCTTGTCGCTGCCTCCTCGCTGCCCGCCGACTGCTTCGCTAAAAGGTACGCCGGCTATTGTTTGTTTATTGCTACAGCttgaaatcaaatattgttTGTCAAAATTAGGATTGCTTCAGCttgaaatcaaa
It includes:
- the LOC116033315 gene encoding high mobility group B protein 13-like, coding for MADAIPAKKGKSRKALKNRKASSSEANIMAASVSDAPVATIPAGESAEKENHEYLCQKNSNKGASKEKKQTEESSFEKEILEMQEKLQQLKIEKEQSEELLKAKEEMLIQKEKEQEKLETELKKLQKIKEFKPNLGDKDEEKKKGEKVKKAATQYVGNEKCEEEENQKSAETHAIISGEEAKQVRRSTRIRKPVHWVISGNYVYK